One part of the Candidatus Nezhaarchaeota archaeon genome encodes these proteins:
- a CDS encoding DsrE/DsrF/DrsH-like family protein: MPRISIIVASERLDKLFPGVTLAATAATMGWEAELFFTFWGLLALRRGYEPREVSLDYKGYEEALRRAVESKALMGWREVLEQGRRTGRLRVYACSATMELLGVKPEDLAECVDSVVGAAYFLSRAKDSDVALFIS, translated from the coding sequence ATGCCTAGGATATCCATCATAGTGGCCTCCGAGAGGCTGGATAAGCTCTTCCCCGGGGTGACTTTGGCAGCTACCGCGGCCACTATGGGCTGGGAGGCTGAGCTCTTCTTCACCTTCTGGGGGCTACTGGCCTTAAGGAGGGGCTACGAGCCTAGGGAGGTTAGCTTAGACTACAAGGGCTACGAGGAGGCCTTGAGGAGGGCCGTGGAGTCCAAGGCCTTGATGGGCTGGAGGGAGGTGCTGGAGCAGGGGAGGAGGACTGGGAGGTTGAGGGTATATGCCTGCTCTGCTACCATGGAGCTGCTGGGGGTCAAGCCGGAGGACCTCGCCGAGTGCGTGGACAGCGTCGTCGGCGCAGCCTACTTCTTGAGCAGGGCGAAGGACTCAGACGTAGCCCTCTTCATATCCTAG